The following are encoded in a window of Arvicanthis niloticus isolate mArvNil1 chromosome 1, mArvNil1.pat.X, whole genome shotgun sequence genomic DNA:
- the Aldh16a1 gene encoding aldehyde dehydrogenase family 16 member A1, with product MAATRVQPCTREIFTTLEYGPVPESHACALAWLDAHNRLLGHYVNGTWLKPEHRKPAPCQDPITGEDLASCLQAEAEDIVAAVEAAKIAFKTWSQLPGAARGQHLTWLAKVIQKHQRLLWTLESLVTGRAVREARDGDVPLAQQLLQYHAVQAPAQDNTLADWEPMGVIGLILPTSFSFLDMMWRVCPALAMGCTVVALVPPSFPTPLLLAQLAGELGSFPGILNVVCGPASMGPVLASQPGVQKVAFCGPVEEGRGLRQTLAGSGAELSLALGTESLLLLMDSADVDSAVEGVVDAVWSDRGLGGLRLLIQESVWDEAMKRLQARMAQIRSGRGLDGAVDMGARGAAARDLAQSFVNEALSQGGQVFQAGAVPSGSPFFSPALVSGLPPAAPCAQAEVPWPVVMASPFRTVKEALALANGTPRGGSASVWSERLGQALELGYGLQVGTVWINAHGLRDPAVPTGGCKESGSSWHGGPDGLYEYLQPLGTPSRESFLCETLNYDTFGLAVSSSLLSGPETGPSSAPLYGLFVGGHFQSPGTQSSRPIQDSSGKVSSYVAEGGAKDIHGAVETAQQAAPGWGAQSPRARASLLWALAAALERRKPMLVSQLERHGVVPTVAKTEVELSVRRLQIWGTQVQDQGQALQVTGLKGPVLRLREPLGVLAVVCPDEWPLLAFVSLLAPALAHGNAVVLVPSGACPLLALEVCQDMATLFPAGLVNVVTGDRDHLTRCLALHQDVQALWYFGSAQGSQFVEWASAGNLKSVWVNRGLPRAWDVEVQGAGQELSLHAARTKALWLPMGD from the exons gcCTGGCTGGACGCCCACAACCGCCTCTTGGGCCACTATGTCAATGGGACGTGGCTGAAGCCAGAACACAGGAAGCCAGCACCTTGCCAGGATCCCATCACAG GAGAAGACCTGGCCAGCTGCCTGCAAGCAGAGGCTGAGGACATCGTTGCAGCTGTGGAGGCTGCAAAGATAGCATTCAAGACCTGGAGCCAACTCCCTGGAGCTGCTCGGGGCCAGCACCTAACCTG GCTCGCCAAGGTTATTCAGAAGCACCAGCGACTGCTGTGGACCCTGGAGTCCTTGGTCACTGGACGGGCTGTTCGAGAAGCTCGCGATGGGGATGTGCCACTGGCCCAGCAGCTGCTCCAGTACCATGCAGTGCAGGCACCTGCCCAGGATAACACCCTGGCAGACTGGGAGCCCATGG GAGTCATTGGCCTCATCCTGCcgacttctttctctttcctggacATGATGTGGAGGGTCTGCCCTGCCCTGGCTATGG GCTGCACTGTGGTGGCCCTCGTGCCCCCATCCTTCCCAACACCTCTCCTCCTGGCTCAGCTGGCAGGGGAGCTTGGCTCTTTCCCAGGGATCCTCAATGTGGTATGTGGCCCTGCCTCGATGGGGCCTGTCCTGGCCTCCCAACCTGGAGTCCAGAAGGTGGCCTTCTGTGGACCTGTGGAG GAAGGACGTGGTCTGCGACAGACTCTAGCAGGCAGCGGAGCCGAGCTGAGCCTGGCCCTGGGCACAGAATCACTGTTGCTACTGATGGACTCAGCAGACGTGGACTCAGCTGTGGAGGGTGTTGTAGATGCCGTCTGGTCAGACCGCGGCCTG GGGGGACTCAGGCTCCTCATCCAGGAATCTGTATGGGATGAAGCCATGAAGCGACTCCAGGCCAGGATGGCACAGATACGGAGTGGGCGAGGACTGGATGGGGCTGTGGACATGGGGGCTCGAGGAGCTGCTGCCCGAGACCTGGCCCAGAGCTTTGTGAATGAGGCCCTAAGCCAGGGTGGACAG GTATTCCAAGCTGGTGCTGTGCCCTCTGGCAGCCCATTCTTCTCTCCGGCTTTGGTTTCTGGTCTGCCTCCAGCAGCCCCATGTGCCCAGGCTGAG GTACCGTGGCCTGTGGTTATGGCTTCTCCTTTCCGCACCGTCAAGGAGGCACTAGCCCTGGCCAATGGAACACCTCGAGGAGGCAGCGCCAGTGTGTGGAGTGAGAGGCTAGGGCAGGCCCTGGAGCTGGGCTATGG GCTCCAGGTAGGCACAGTGTGGATCAATGCTCACGGCCTCCGAGACCCCGCAGTGCCTACAGGTGGCTGCAAGGAGAGCGGGTCTTCCTGGCATGGAGGTCCAGAT GGCCTGTATGAGTACCTGCAGCCCTTAGGGACACCTTCCCGGGAGTCCTTCCTTTGTGAGACTCTCAACTACGACACATTTGGCCTTGCTGTATCCTCCAGCCTGCTGTCTGGGCCAGAAACAGGGCCTAG CTCAGCACCTCTCTATGGGCTGTTTGTTGGGGGCCATTTCCAGTCTCCTGGGACCCAGAGCTCCAGGCCCATCCAAGATTCTTCGGGCAAAGTCTCCAGCTATGTAGCTGAGGGAGGAGCCAAGGATATCCACGGTGCTGTAGAGACTGCTCAGCAGGCTGCCCCTGG CTGGGGAGCCCAGTCTCCAAGGGCCCGAGCAAGCCTGCTGTGGGCCCTGGCGGCTGCTCTGGAGCGTAGGAAGCCAATGCTGGTCTCACAACTGGAGAGACACGGAGTAGTGCCTACAGTTGCCAAGACTGAAGTGGAGCTGAGTGTGAGGCGACTCCAGATATGGGGCACCCAGGTTCAGGACCAAGGCCAGGCACTACAG GTCACAGGATTGAAAGGCCCTGTGCTCCGGCTTCGAGAACCACTGGGAGTGCTGGCTGTGGTATGCCCAGATGAGTGGCCTCTGCTGGCTTTTGTGTCACTACTGGCTCCTGCACTGGCCCATGGCAACGCTGTGGTCTTAGTACCCAGTGGGGCATGTCCTCTGCTGGCCTTGGAGGTCTGTCAG GATATGGCTACTCTGTTTCCTGCTGGCTTGGTGAATGTAGTGACAGGAGATCGGGACCACCTGACCCGCTGTCTGGCCTTACATCAGGATGTCCAGGCCTTGTGGTATTTCGGCTCTGCCCAG GGCTCCCAGTTTGTGGAATGGGCCTCTGCAGGAAACCTCAAGTCTGTGTGGGTAAACAGGGGCCTCCCAAGGGCCTGGGATGTGGAGGTCCAGGGGGCAGGACAGGAGCTGAGTCTTCACGCAGCACGAACGAAGGCCCTGTGGCTGCCAATGGGGGACTGA